In the Candidatus Bathyarchaeia archaeon genome, TCTGAGCCCCCACATGCGGCGTAGCAATAACGTTCTTGAGGGCAAGCAACCTGCTATTTTTTGGGGGTTCCTTTTCAAACACGTCCAAAGCGGCACCTTTAACTTTGCCGTGCAGAAGAGCGTCATAAAGCGCATCTTCATCAACGATTCCGCCTCGACTACAATTGATAAGCAACACGTCATCTTTCATCTTGGCAAATTCTTTTGTGGAAATCAGATGTCGTGTGTGAGGAGTCAAAGGAACATGAATCGTAACAAAGTCCGCTTGCGGCAACATCACGTCAATTGGGACGAATTCGTCACTGACACAAACATCAACAGTCAAAACCTTCATGCCCAGAGCAGAGGCAAGCCGTTTAACTTCTCGCCCGATGTTTCCGCAGCCCACAATGCCCAAGGTTTTTCCGTTGATTTCGGTGCCCATAAGTTCTTCTTTTAACCACTTGCCTTCCCTAAGGGTTAAGGTAGCTGGGATAATATTTCGGGCAAGAACAAGCAGATGCCCAATGACAAGTTCGGCAACACTAACTGAAGCCACATGAGGGGTGTTTACGACGGCGATACCCTGTTTTTCAGCTTGCGCCACATCAATATTATCTAAGCCGTCGCCTGCGCGCCCAATCACTTTCAGGTTTTTTCCTTCGGAAAGGAGGTCAGCTGTAACTTTAGTTGCTGACCGAACGATGAGCACATCGTATTCTCCGATTATGTTGGGCAACTCGGTTTTTGGAAGAGTCCACGCCTTTTTGACGAAGTACCCTTTCTGTTCAAACAGTTTGATTCCGTCTTCGAAAAGTGGGTCACTGATTAGAACTTTATAGGTCACGTTGTTAGGCCCCAAATCTCATCAATGGCGGCCAAAGCTTCCTTGATGCCTTCAACTGTCCACTCACCCATGTGGCCAATTCGGAAGGTTTTCTCGGCAAGCTGCCCATAACCGTTGCTTATGGTTAAGCCTTTTTCGGCGAGTTTTTGGTTAAGTTCCTTCACGTTTTTGCCTTGGGTGTTTGTTATGCATGAAACAGTTACAGATTCATAGCCAGCCTCAGGGAACATTTCAAAGTGCTTCTTTGCCCAAGCCCGTGTGAGTTGCGCCATGTCTAAGTGCCGCTGATAGATTTTTGGGTAGGTTTCGGCTATCATCAAGTCTAAGCGTTTATCCAACGCATACAAAAGCGAAACGTTAGGGGTGAAGGGCGTTTGATGCTTCTTTTCGAACTCGAAGATCTCAAGCAAATCCGTGTAACCGCCTCTGTTAGGCACCTCTTGGGCACGCTCCAAGGCTTTGTCGCTTACCAACGCAACAGCTAAGCCAGGGGGCAAAGCAAAGCACTTCTGGGTGGAAGCGAAAAGGATGTCAACGCCCATTTCATGCGGCAGAGTCAAGTCGCCGCCCATAGAGGAAACGCTGTCCACAGCAAAGACGACTTCAGGGTAGTCTTTTTTGACGAGTTTGCCGACCTCAGCAACTGGGCTTCTGGCGCCAGTGGAGGATTCATTGTGGCACATGGTTAATGTGTCGTACTCTCCTGACTCCAGCCTCTCAGCTACAGCATCGGGTTTGACAACCTTACCCCAATCCACTTCGATAAAGTCAGCGGGTTTGCCACAGGAACGGACGATTTCGCCAAAACGCTTGCTGAAGGCACCGTTGATGCAGCAAAGAGCCTTCTTTTTTACAACGCTTCTGCCGACAATATCAAACCACAAGGTTCCTGAAGAGGTTGTAGTTGTGGGCTGGTAGCCTTGGGGTAACTTAAAGAATTTTGCCAGTTTAGCTGTCACTCCGCCGTAGAAGTCGCTGAATTCTTTGCTTCGATGCCCTATCATTGGGTGGGTTTGTTCTTGAAGGATTTGGCTGCTGACCTCAGTGGG is a window encoding:
- a CDS encoding hydroxyacid dehydrogenase, whose amino-acid sequence is MTYKVLISDPLFEDGIKLFEQKGYFVKKAWTLPKTELPNIIGEYDVLIVRSATKVTADLLSEGKNLKVIGRAGDGLDNIDVAQAEKQGIAVVNTPHVASVSVAELVIGHLLVLARNIIPATLTLREGKWLKEELMGTEINGKTLGIVGCGNIGREVKRLASALGMKVLTVDVCVSDEFVPIDVMLPQADFVTIHVPLTPHTRHLISTKEFAKMKDDVLLINCSRGGIVDEDALYDALLHGKVKGAALDVFEKEPPKNSRLLALKNVIATPHVGAQTYEAQVQTSIKIAQKVIEALEK
- a CDS encoding alanine--glyoxylate aminotransferase family protein, which gives rise to MHKKLLIPGPTEVSSQILQEQTHPMIGHRSKEFSDFYGGVTAKLAKFFKLPQGYQPTTTTSSGTLWFDIVGRSVVKKKALCCINGAFSKRFGEIVRSCGKPADFIEVDWGKVVKPDAVAERLESGEYDTLTMCHNESSTGARSPVAEVGKLVKKDYPEVVFAVDSVSSMGGDLTLPHEMGVDILFASTQKCFALPPGLAVALVSDKALERAQEVPNRGGYTDLLEIFEFEKKHQTPFTPNVSLLYALDKRLDLMIAETYPKIYQRHLDMAQLTRAWAKKHFEMFPEAGYESVTVSCITNTQGKNVKELNQKLAEKGLTISNGYGQLAEKTFRIGHMGEWTVEGIKEALAAIDEIWGLTT